A window of the Streptomyces sp. JB150 genome harbors these coding sequences:
- a CDS encoding TetR/AcrR family transcriptional regulator — translation MSSATRKPAPDATRRSEKSRRAIYDAALALVGEVGYPKTTIEGIAARAGVGKQTIYRWWSSKADVLMEAFLDLAEQANEQAGGEPGDHALPDTGDLAADLKLVLRATVDELLDPRFEVPSRALAAEGVVNEEMGRTVVARLLEPSLQLYADRLRAAQDAGHVRPDVDPRIALELVVSPLAQRWLQRTGPISHEYTDTLVDYALYGLVPR, via the coding sequence ATGTCCTCAGCCACCAGGAAGCCCGCCCCCGACGCCACCCGCCGCAGCGAGAAGTCGCGCCGCGCCATCTACGACGCCGCCCTCGCGCTCGTCGGCGAGGTCGGCTACCCCAAGACCACCATCGAGGGCATCGCCGCCCGCGCCGGCGTCGGCAAGCAGACGATCTACCGCTGGTGGTCCTCGAAGGCCGACGTCCTGATGGAGGCCTTCCTCGACCTGGCCGAGCAGGCCAACGAGCAGGCCGGCGGCGAGCCCGGCGACCACGCCCTCCCCGACACCGGCGACCTCGCCGCCGACCTCAAGCTGGTCCTGCGCGCCACCGTCGACGAACTGCTCGACCCGCGCTTCGAGGTCCCCAGCCGCGCCCTCGCCGCCGAAGGGGTCGTCAACGAGGAGATGGGTCGTACCGTCGTCGCCCGCCTGCTCGAACCCTCGCTCCAGCTCTACGCCGACCGGCTGCGCGCCGCCCAGGACGCCGGGCACGTCCGCCCGGACGTCGACCCGCGCATCGCCCTGGAACTCGTCGTCTCCCCGCTCGCCCAGCGCTGGCTCCAGCGCACGGGCCCGATCTCCCACGAGTACACCGACACCCTCGTCGACTACGCCCTCTACGGCCTCGTCCCGCGCTGA
- a CDS encoding HtaA domain-containing protein, whose amino-acid sequence MPTRPRRRATALAAAVATAAALGATALATVGAPAAAAAEEPLTGYEVTWGIKQSYRTYVTTFAAGTFTPADGASQAENNGAFTFVDGTGTHDSTAHTLRLGFQGSLAIESKAHGFALTLSDVRFDSGDGELTADVTRGGTTTQDVPLAEVTVTREMTDMATTLTKEAADLLGSKSYEGAQGDPLTVRKAASSPSPTGSATATATPTSSATPTATPTGSASATPSPTATGGPSPTPGEPTRPAPTADDPDAPIGAEIADGRLTWGVKKAFRAYVVGGVAQGRITVADGASQAPGNGVFTFTDAKGTYDTGADTLTAAFEGAVTFQGHRHDGAHGLDLTLTDLTATLDAGTGELTADVTSLGETTQDVVLAELTAPSAELTAKKDVITLDDVTAELTEDGANAFGRLYPAGTELDPLDLSVALTPGAGLPGGGQTGTPTATATPTATTGTTGGAGGSTGGGLTGNLASTGSDVPVGALGAAAAVTVAAGAGVVLAVRRRRTEA is encoded by the coding sequence ATGCCCACCAGACCTCGCCGCCGTGCCACCGCTCTCGCCGCCGCCGTCGCCACGGCCGCCGCGCTGGGCGCCACGGCGCTCGCCACCGTCGGCGCCCCCGCCGCCGCGGCCGCCGAAGAGCCGCTGACCGGTTACGAGGTGACCTGGGGCATCAAGCAGTCGTACCGCACGTACGTCACCACCTTCGCGGCCGGGACCTTCACGCCCGCCGACGGCGCCTCGCAGGCCGAGAACAACGGCGCCTTCACCTTCGTCGACGGCACCGGCACCCACGACTCCACCGCGCACACCCTCCGGCTCGGCTTCCAGGGCAGCCTCGCGATCGAGTCCAAGGCGCACGGCTTCGCCCTCACCCTCTCCGACGTGCGCTTCGACAGCGGCGACGGCGAACTCACCGCCGACGTCACCCGGGGCGGCACCACCACGCAGGACGTGCCGCTCGCCGAGGTCACCGTCACCCGCGAGATGACGGACATGGCGACCACCCTGACCAAGGAGGCCGCGGACCTCCTCGGCAGCAAGAGCTACGAGGGCGCGCAGGGTGACCCGCTGACCGTCCGCAAGGCGGCCTCCTCCCCCTCGCCGACCGGCTCGGCGACGGCCACCGCCACGCCCACCTCCTCCGCCACCCCGACCGCGACGCCCACCGGTTCGGCCTCCGCGACCCCGTCCCCGACCGCCACCGGCGGCCCGTCCCCGACGCCCGGCGAGCCGACCCGCCCCGCCCCCACGGCCGACGACCCCGACGCGCCGATCGGCGCCGAGATAGCCGACGGCAGGCTGACCTGGGGCGTGAAGAAGGCCTTCCGCGCCTATGTCGTGGGCGGCGTCGCCCAGGGCCGGATCACCGTCGCGGACGGCGCCTCCCAGGCCCCCGGCAACGGCGTGTTCACCTTCACCGACGCCAAGGGCACCTACGACACCGGCGCCGACACCCTCACCGCCGCCTTCGAGGGCGCCGTCACCTTCCAGGGCCACCGGCACGACGGCGCCCACGGCCTCGACCTCACCCTCACCGACCTCACCGCCACCCTCGACGCCGGCACCGGCGAACTGACCGCCGACGTCACCAGCCTCGGCGAGACGACCCAGGACGTCGTCCTCGCCGAACTCACCGCCCCGTCCGCCGAGCTGACCGCGAAGAAGGACGTCATCACCCTCGACGACGTCACCGCGGAGCTGACCGAGGACGGCGCCAACGCCTTCGGCCGCCTCTACCCGGCCGGCACCGAACTCGACCCGCTGGACCTGTCCGTCGCCCTCACGCCGGGCGCCGGTCTCCCCGGCGGCGGCCAGACCGGCACCCCGACCGCCACCGCCACCCCGACCGCCACCACCGGCACCACCGGCGGGGCCGGCGGCTCGACCGGCGGCGGCCTGACCGGCAACCTCGCCTCCACCGGCTCCGACGTGCCCGTCGGCGCCCTGGGGGCCGCCGCGGCGGTCACCGTGGCCGCGGGCGCCGGCGTCGTCCTGGCCGTGCGCCGGCGCCGTACGGAGGCGTGA
- a CDS encoding bifunctional DNA primase/polymerase, with product MSAEFGGRTGLRGKLTQWLRGGGREDAAGDGGREALLLAAAAAGLPLAPAAHPAPGYRCSCDRVGCPTPARHPVSFAWQTQSTTDRAQIERWARHQPQANFITATGMVHDVLDVPLQAGREALAGLLAAGIDVGPVAESDDGRMLFFTLTRGTPEDEDEWWPCELDCHPETMDEHPGLRWHCRGSYVLVPPARLPGDDQTVHWVRGPEHALPDPLTLLEHLTDACARYAGAESDHASAAWPLRH from the coding sequence ATGAGCGCGGAGTTCGGCGGCCGGACCGGCCTGCGGGGCAAACTCACCCAGTGGCTGCGCGGAGGCGGCCGCGAGGACGCCGCCGGCGACGGCGGCCGTGAGGCCCTGCTGCTCGCCGCCGCCGCCGCGGGGCTGCCCCTGGCCCCCGCCGCGCACCCGGCGCCCGGCTACCGGTGCTCCTGCGACCGGGTCGGCTGTCCCACCCCCGCCCGCCACCCGGTCTCCTTCGCCTGGCAGACGCAGTCCACCACCGACCGCGCCCAGATCGAACGCTGGGCCCGCCACCAGCCCCAGGCCAACTTCATCACCGCGACCGGCATGGTCCACGACGTCCTCGACGTACCGCTGCAGGCCGGCCGCGAAGCCCTCGCCGGGCTGCTCGCCGCGGGGATCGACGTCGGCCCGGTCGCCGAGAGCGACGACGGCCGGATGCTGTTCTTCACCCTCACCCGGGGCACCCCCGAGGACGAGGACGAGTGGTGGCCGTGCGAGCTGGACTGTCACCCCGAGACCATGGACGAGCACCCGGGCCTGCGCTGGCACTGCCGCGGCTCCTACGTCCTCGTCCCGCCCGCGCGGCTGCCCGGCGACGACCAGACCGTGCACTGGGTACGCGGCCCCGAGCACGCGCTGCCCGACCCGCTGACCCTCCTGGAGCACCTCACCGACGCCTGCGCCCGGTACGCCGGCGCGGAGTCCGACCACGCGAGCGCGGCCTGGCCCCTGCGCCACTGA